A genomic stretch from Caldalkalibacillus salinus includes:
- a CDS encoding ABC transporter permease subunit produces MQSSVPTEKRTKTSQGKQNRFRFLYSKKLAPYVFVSPFILSFLILFLYPFISAVNMSFQQVLPGQVNYIGMANYSRVFNPTFYTALQNTTIYVILTVVILTVLPLIFAIVLNHRLMKFTNFFRASIFIPALTSVIVAGTIFRMIFGDSDSSVANQFLQFIGLNPVEWRYNAWSAMFLMVTLASWRWIGVNILYFLAALQNVNHDLYEAADIDGANTWQKFKHVTFPAIKPVVIFLTTITTINGFRMFEESFVFFETSSPGNIGLTVVGYIYQEGIQRNDMGFGAAVGIVLLGVIFVVSVIQLFATGAFKKGDA; encoded by the coding sequence GTGCAGTCTTCAGTTCCAACTGAGAAAAGGACAAAGACATCCCAAGGGAAACAAAACCGATTCCGTTTTCTGTATTCCAAAAAGCTGGCACCTTACGTTTTTGTTTCACCGTTTATATTATCTTTTCTAATTCTCTTTCTCTATCCATTTATCAGTGCCGTGAACATGAGTTTTCAGCAGGTTTTGCCCGGCCAAGTGAATTATATTGGCATGGCCAATTACAGTCGTGTCTTTAACCCGACGTTTTATACGGCATTACAGAATACAACAATTTACGTTATCCTAACCGTGGTGATTCTAACGGTACTGCCTTTAATATTCGCCATTGTACTCAATCATCGCCTAATGAAATTTACAAACTTTTTCAGGGCATCTATTTTTATCCCAGCGCTGACATCTGTTATCGTTGCGGGGACCATTTTCCGGATGATTTTTGGAGATTCTGATTCTTCTGTGGCTAACCAGTTTCTTCAATTCATCGGTCTTAATCCAGTAGAATGGCGCTATAATGCGTGGTCAGCTATGTTTCTCATGGTTACCTTAGCTTCATGGCGTTGGATTGGGGTGAATATCCTATACTTCCTGGCTGCGCTTCAGAATGTGAATCATGACCTCTATGAAGCGGCGGACATTGACGGGGCGAATACGTGGCAAAAATTCAAACATGTCACTTTTCCAGCGATTAAACCGGTCGTCATTTTCCTCACAACGATTACAACGATCAACGGTTTTAGAATGTTTGAAGAAAGTTTCGTATTCTTTGAAACGAGTTCCCCTGGTAACATCGGTCTGACCGTGGTCGGTTATATCTATCAGGAAGGGATACAACGAAATGATATGGGCTTTGGTGCAGCAGTGGGGATCGTTCTATTAGGTGTTATATTTGTCGTCAGTGTCATACAACTATTTGCAACGGGTGCATTCAAGAAGGGTGATGCATAA